DNA sequence from the Camelus dromedarius isolate mCamDro1 chromosome 24, mCamDro1.pat, whole genome shotgun sequence genome:
AGTGCAGGTGACCTGCAGCAAGACAAGCCCTTGAAGGCAAGTGTGGCTGGGAGGGTGAACAGgaaaattttatggaaaataatttgttccatttctagaaactgacctaaaataaaaatcagattcaGACCAAAATTTATGTACAAAGATAATTATCAGTTATTCAGCAAAAACTTAAAAGAGCACCTAATAGAGAATAACAATGTTTCCTGAGAATTGTGACATGAAAAAATGCTACTTAAGTGAGAAAACATAGCAAGATGTAACAGCTCCATACATTCGTTCCAAAGtatgtatcttatttttttttaaataaagtaacacagtaaaataacaaaaactatCACTTGCTGGTGGGATGAATGACCTTCTTCTCATGTTCACATATTCTAAATGAGTTACTACCTCTAAAAACAGTACATTTAAACCTGGAAATTAAAATGGCAAGAAATCAACAAcatagcattttttaaagaaaatcaagcaGGAGAATGAGGCAGGACCCAGGAATTATTTGGAGGAGGAATAAACAGATCTTTTAGACTGCCAGGATGCAAGGAATGAGAAGGAAGTCTAGGATAATTTCAAGGTCCCAGTTGGGAGGGATACAGAACAAAGAAACAGGTTTAGGGAGAGATTAATTCTGTTTTGGACCTAAGGAGTTTGAGGAACTTGTAAAATCTAGAAAGATGTACTGAGAGCCACCTTAAGCTCAAAAAAGGAAGTTGGGGGCTCAAGATAAAGAAATGTAGGGATATTTGCTGTAGAGGTGGGAGTCAAGATACCCACTGATCCTCCTCACCCAAAAGGCATCTTCCTTGAAGAGATCAAAGAGAAGTGTGATAGGCTGTAAAGGTTTAGTGTGATTTTTTTCGTGTTTTTTAAGAATGTTCTTAAAAGGCTAGGGTAATacccaaacatttaaaataacactAGGGTTctcattttatgtgttttattttggggtAAGTGGGAGGAACACATGGCACTGCCAGAACCTTCCAGCTCAGCAGCTTAAAAGATGTGAGACAATCTATCTAGGTAACTACTtccttgggttttttttaaacaattttttcctctttcccagcAAAGAGTTCACAGTGGTTACCTCTAGGTGCTGGGATTATTAGTGTTTCTGATTCTCTTCCTTTGATTTATGACAGTGTCTAACTTTTCCCGGTAAATCATATTGCTTTTGTCATATgagaattaattaaattttaattaattaaatttcattttaattaaaatgaaagttcTTCTCACTAGTTCTGACTTTTTATTCTTGCAAGAGCTAGTGAGAGTAACTAAGGGTTCCGATTTGAATGACTGTTGCTCATACAAATGGTTCATGACCAAACAGGTCACAACCATGCCAGGCCAGAGAAAGGATGTCTTAGTCCTTTGCTCAGTGAGCAAAGATGTAGCTGAGCCATGATTAGATCAATCTTTCCAAATCTTGGTCTCTAcatctttaaaaactgaatataCTTGTCTCAGCCCCCACCTCCTTGACAAGCACAATTTATCAAGGCAGGACAGACAGAGCAAAGAGGCCTTGTGCAAAGCCAGTACACTGCCATGTAGGCACTGGTCTTCAAACATCTGAGTAAGAAAATTTTTCAATGACCTTTGGCACCAAAGACATGCCAAGACAAGATAAAAACCTCCCACTAGAAGCTTTAGTGAATAAAATCTCCCCTTTATGCATTTTGCATTTAATTCAGGATTAAGGTTTCCTACTGAGTAGTACCTGAAAAAATATCATTTAGATACCCAAAATATTGCCTATAATTTGTCAGTAGAaatacttatctattttattctaCTCAGAAAGTTGTTgccttgttaaaaaataaaaatttatagagAGCTGAGAAAGTTCATTATTTCTAGTATTGTTTGATAATGACAAtttacatttaggtttctttcctcagttcctattttggaaaaataaaagaaaaataaaatgaaaagactacaAGGCTCCCCTTTTTCAATGAaatgccaaaaaagaaaagaaaaaaaattggcttaATTCCACATTACCAAATGAAAATTTATTGTCAATCTGTTAGTTTGTAAGAGTCACATCAATTTATAGACATCACAGTACACTATAAAATGCAAAGTTTGACTCTTCTTACAGTTATTCTGCCTCAGAAAGCCATCGACCTGCAAAGTGGATTACACTGAATTACAAGTGTCACCAAAATTGCTTTGGAAACATGATAATGTTATACAAAGACACCACAAATCCAACAGTACACGCTGCAAACAAAACCTTTTCTATGGACCGGAAGTCTTTTGGAGGTACTTGACGGCCATCAAGAATCAGGTAAGGAGCTGTTCCGATCTGCTGACATTCTGCTCTGCCTACAACAGGACTGCGTAGCCAGGCGCACCATTCAAGTCCTTCAGTCTAGGGATGCGTATAACCAGGTCAGAAACGCTCAAACGCGACGTCAAAGCCTAAGGGCAGATGCCTGTTCCCTCGCTGCTGGCGCCCCATTAAGTTCTCGCCCCGTGGGCCACCGGAGTTCCAGACTCCTCAGAACCATCGCTGGACTCTGGCACCTCTTCTAACAATATCTGTCTTAACCACCCGTCCGCGCTGGTCTCCTGCCTAAGGAAGCACCAGATGACTAGAGCCATGAGAGACAAGCCGAAGGGCAGCACTTTCCACCAGGGCCTCTGGTGCTTCTTGCCCAGGGAGTGCTCCACCGTCCAACGGAACGGGCTGGCTTTGCTGGAGGAAAATTGAACGGGGCGGTTAGAGTCGTCCTCTTCCTCGCCCTCAACCGCGGGCTGGCCTCCAGCCCGGCCACCGGGCGGTGGATGCAGGCTTCGGGAAGCCCCACTCACAAGCCTCAGCGCCCAGACCGCCCTGGAAGAGAGACAGCAGTGAGCGCGCCCGCCTATCGCTCCCGCCCTAAGTCCCGCGGAGACCGCGCTAAGCTCACCGGGCCGTGGGCACACACAGGACACAGTTCATCACGACCCCGGCTCCGCACTCGGCGCCGCAGCGCACAGAGTTTGCGTCACTTCCGTCGCTTGAAACAGGAAGCCAGGCGCcgttctggcctctgctcacgaCTACAGAACGTGGGCCCACTCGCGCAACGGAAATGACGCAATTCTCCGGGGGCCTCTTCCGTCGCAGGCCCTCCCGCCTCCTCCCGGGCTGGCCGGGTGGGCATGCCGGGAAATGTAGTTCACCTCAAGCTGGAAGAGGAACGAGTCGCGCCACCCGTCTGGGCTTGAAGCCTGCGGGCATGGAGGAACTACTGGCGTAGTCTATCCGAGGAGCTCGCTTTAGAGTGGGTCTCCCCATCGGCCAGGCACGCCTGAGATCGGCGCCTGGGGCCCACACCTTGCACTGCTCCTGCCGTGCAGGCGCAGCCCCTGGAAAACTCCTCCCCATCGCCATGCATCGAAGTTTTGCTTTCTTCATTGGACTTTTCAGCCACAGGGACATCTTGCTACCTGCCGCACAGTGGCGGGCCCTCACCCAGCCCTTatgaaggagaattaataaaatggcggcacttaggctaacagattgttTATTGTTATGCTTGCTCTTAAACTGGCCAACTAACCTGACTGGTTTCTGTTCTCAACTCCAGGTCCATTGTTAAAATgaagctattaattttactgtctctgctttattccagtaatcgaaAGCAAtaatcatacttggtttctgagttgttctccagggagaaggttatgggactgtaaccttacaaaatagcccgAATTACCAAGAAAAGGATGCCACGGCACTTACAAGGTAGAGATCGAAAGAGTGACAATCACTAtcctctatagaattggtcaccTGTAGACACCATGACAGCACTCTGagtcatgagaaaaaaataattctgttgatattgatgctttattgtttaaactatggctatataatcaccctaccccatccccaagatgggttcacagttttgaaggcggTAGCCTGCTTtcagtcccctttgcccagcaaagtaataaagctatttcttttcttctatactCTAAGACCATGTCTTTGAGCATCAATTCGTCTTGTCAGGGACATGGCCGATCTTTCGGCAACACTGGAGCTTTCCATTGCTCTGTGCTGCGCCAGAACAGCAGCGTCTACACAAACCGTCCTCCCAGACAGGCATTTCCCTGTACTGCTTAGCCACAAGGCTTCAATCCTTCACCCACTGCAGCAGGGCTGCCCAGGGCTCTCACCAAGAAACCTGCAGGCACTCGGTCACATCTCCCTCTCCAGGCCAGTGGAACCACGTGTGCAGGGCTTAGCATGCCATCTTTGTGCATGGAAGCTGCAGCATATGCTTGTGGAACCTTCCAGTCCACCTTCAGGAGTCAGGCCTCCGGGTCTCCCTCAGGCAGTCCTGGGGCTCACTGTCTACCCAGTTCCCCAGTTAGGTTCATAGGGAAGCTGTTGGAGCCTTCTGCTTTCAAGGCAAACTGGCCCTGGCTGTGCTGAGCCGTCATGTCTGAAGACCACTTAGGAGCGCCCAGGCATCATCATgatgtgttggggtggggggtggggagacttGGTGACAGATCACAAGGCCACCTCGTGAACTGGGtcgattgaaaaaaaaaagcacaacctgaAGAGTTGTGAGCTAAGTTTCATTTGGGGCAAAATAAGAActgtagcctgggagacagcctctcggGGTAGCTCTGAGGAACTTCTCCAAAAAGGTAGAGGGGAGATCAGTATATATGAGATTTTAGTGAAGGGGGTACAAGCAATCAAGTACATATTTTGGCAGAAAGTTGTTGCTAGTCACAGAAAGGTTACTGCTAGTTCTGAGGAGTGGGTGTCCCCgttaattattttaatgcttttctaagtatgagaagatgcaagaaattgggttcataaaattttctcctgaaaatatctaactatctataggactgttctgccagtttttcccagagcacagaatgCCTCCttcctgaaaggagttcagggtgtgttgaaggtcagtgacTACGGTGGCTAGTGATTTAACCCTTgaagaggcagatggcaagtgacaATTTTTACTTGGCAACTGGAATGTTCTACCTCCCTAGTTCAGCATCTTTGCCTCTGGAACATCTCCTGAGCCTGCTTTCTGGCAGGAGAAGCACCAGCCTCGGGACAAAGTTCTTCACCCCCAGGAACTCTAGAGACACAAGAGCAAGGGTGATGGGCTGGAGGTGTTCCTAGCTCGGCAACATCTGGGAGATCTCCTCACCCCGGGAAGCCCGATCCTGAACGTCTGGTAGCGGCTCAGCTCCAGACTCAGGACTGTGTTCAGAGCTGCTGTGTCAACAGAGGCACCTGTGTGCCCACATCCTCCTCATTGGGCCCCGCCCCAGCTGTTCCACCCTAGAACTCCACCCAGAATCACTGCCAAAGCAATTCAACCACAGGGAACCCCAGGAGTACCTgctgtgggcaggaggagggggcttgAAAAGGGGGGAGGATGAGCCAGAATCATTCTGCTGTGCAACCTgtagggcttcctggaggaggtagaGATCAAAGATCCCTGAGATAAAGCATGGAGCTGCTGACGGTGGCTGATGCAGCCACCTGGTTGCTATGTTTTAGAGTATCTGGGCACAAGCTCACTTGGGAGAGCAGAaggggcacagagctggggggcaggggctggggcttcaGCCCTGGGCAGGGTGGCCTCCAAAGGGCCACCAACCCACCTCGGTCTCAATGACTGCCTTGGACAGGGACAGAAATAAGACACCTTGGATGGGCACTTAACCCCTGGAGCCTGCACTGCCTCAGCTGTAAGACAGGTGTTTTGCATCCTTTGAGGACTGGTGCTATGCCCAAGAGGTCTTTGGCAAGTCCCTAGGACAGCTGTTAAGATTGAAAACATGATGGTGTGGAAATGGCCTTCCATCTTAAGGCAGTGGAGGGCACCTTTACTGTCCCCAGGTTCCTAGGGATGCTCTAAGGCTGGAGTCTGGGAGGAACCGCACATGCTCACAACAAAGAATCAGCAAATCCACGTGTCCAAAGGACCCCTCCTTGGTTCTCAACTCCTGCTGCTACTAGTCTTCATTCTAGGTAAGTGCACGATGCAAAGGACACAGGTCCTGTAGAGTCTGAAGAGGCCAGCAGGCCCTAATCTCTGGGCTCTGGCCTGGTGTCAGATCTGGGCTCTCCCATAGGACATAATTTCAGAGAATGTCAGTGTTGGACCAGGCCATACTGTGACCACGATGGCTCAGGACAAACAAGACCCCCATAATCAGATCCAAACGGAGACAAAACATGGACACGGCCCAAACCTCAAAAAGACCAAATACCCCTGTCTTGGCTGATGGGAGGGACCTGGTCCTTTACCAGCCGTGGCTGGGGCTTTGCCTAGTCTGCCCTCCTAGACGACATGTATTAAGATGCTATCCTGGGCTGAATgatgtccccccaaattcacatccCCCCAAATACTCATTGcataactttatttggaaatagggtctttatggatgtaattagttaaaatgATGTCAAACTGgatagggtggaccctaatccagtgATTGGTGTGCTTATAAGTGGAGAAGAGGCCCAGAGACACACAGGGGAGAAGCCTTGTGaaaaggcaggcagaggctggCATGATACAACCACCAACCAAGGAGCGCTGAGGATTGCCGGCTATGCCTCTCTCTAGGAGAAAGGCCTGGAaaagattctcccctagagccttcatgGTTTCAGAtctctggtctccagaactgtaagaaattaactttctgttgttttaaactcCCCGTGAGTGGTGCTTGGCTGCGGCAGCCCCAGGAGACTAGTTCAACGCCCAGTCAGTCATCCTGCTCTGGACAGCAGGCACCCAGAGCAGGGCCCTCACCCAGCACTGAGCCCTTTCTAATGTCTGACCCCTGAGACACCCACGTCCAGTGCTATGAATTCTCCTTTGCTTAAACCCACCTTGTTCCAAGACACGTGTATCCCGGGGAATCTTGGCCGGAGGGCAACAACAGCCCCAAAGGCTGTGGTTTACTTGACTCTCCGATGCGATGGAGCCTAGAGTGGGAAAGCCATCACCAGATGCGTCTGGGGcccccctccctgaccccagcaAGTCTCAGCAGGGTGCTGGGTGACAGATGCCCCGCACTGCCAGCGATGCCTGCTCTTGTCCAagtcccccttcctcctccttctcctcccttctctccctcctccacctcctccccatcaGGGGTATAAACCAACACCTTAGCCTTCATTATCTcaaagcacacagagaaacctcACACGAGGCCTAATGTCCCACTAATGGGCGGGAGGCTGCCGCCCTTGTGTGCCCGATGGCAGGAGTAATTTACTGTAGCGCCACTTGAGAGCTGACATATTGGAGCTATTGATTTTCCCTGAGGAAGATCAATAAGGGATGCATGGCGACAGGCAGGTCCCCCACATTTGGAAGGGCAGAGTCTTTCTCCTGGGGACCGAGGCCtgacagcaggggtgggggctggtgcgGGAGGGTAGGCACAGACCTCTGAAGGCCCCTCGAGGCCCACAATGGGAGGCCAGCTGGGACAAGATGCTGGGGCATCTGCTCTGGCCCCAAGCCTGGCAGCCTGAGTGCCTtggcccctggccccacccagggGCCCCATGGGCGCAGGAGGCTTGGGACACCCAGGCCACTCGGCCTGGCCCTGGCTGGCCACACAACACCAGGCTGGACATATTTGGGCAGTGATTCTGGGATAGTGTGTCTCTCCACCAACCAGGGGTCTCCTCAGGCTGCCATACCCTAACCCAGcactctggaggctccaggggtgAATCcctttgtttttgagattctAGAGGCCACTATGTTCCTTGGCTTGAGGCCCCTTCCACCTACAAAGCCAACAGTTaccctctgcttctgtccccacctccccacaactggaccctcctgcctccctctgggaGACATGCCCATGGGATAGCCCAGGACCATCTCTTGTCTTAGAGTCCTTACCTCAGTCACCTCCGCTGGGTCACTTTGCCAAGTGAGATGACATGAAGTGATTCCCAGGGGTTAGGGTGTGGACCTCTTTGGGGATGTCACTCAACTGACCACAGGGGTGCCATCTGCTCGTGACCTGGATCCTTTCCAGGCTGTCCACTGTGCTGGAACACCTCCCCTTCCCCTAGTGTGGCCAGGTGAGAACTTGTTCCTGTGAGTGCTTGcaaaccacctcctccaggaagccccctcTGGCCACACAGGCTGGGGCCTTCTGGATGGCAAGGCTGCATCTCACTTtcctcagcccagcccccaggcccagcCAGGGGCCCAGCACAGGTGAGAGCAGAAGATTGACCCAAATGCCCTCCTGGGGCCTCCACCCAGATTGCATTTCCCTCCAACCCCTTCGGCCCCACCCTCAAGGGGCTGAGCAAGGCAGGGcagaccccagcccagcctgtcTCCAGCTCCCTCC
Encoded proteins:
- the LOC105099749 gene encoding ubiquinol-cytochrome c reductase complex assembly factor 4 — encoded protein: MNCVLCVPTARAVWALRLVSGASRSLHPPPGGRAGGQPAVEGEEEDDSNRPVQFSSSKASPFRWTVEHSLGKKHQRPWWKVLPFGLSLMALVIWCFLRQETSADGWLRQILLEEVPESSDGSEESGTPVAHGART